A region from the Medicago truncatula cultivar Jemalong A17 chromosome 6, MtrunA17r5.0-ANR, whole genome shotgun sequence genome encodes:
- the LOC11426863 gene encoding uncharacterized protein, with translation MKQKMVIKLQMDCDKCRNKALKTAAEVQGVTSVSLEGNDKDSICVIGDDVDTICLANQLKKKFNSVTILSVEEVKKKSDEEKKKEEEKKKEDEKKKMIEACRSVLQGTCVKCHDLSCNGKCDKCPKCESLKCDGKHCVTICFKCEDSKCDGKCKCNCSNCDNKKCNGCTPPTPPKKPPTPPEKPPTPPIQQCPQWCTCPKCYAPYRPYPPCSNPYPPYGKVVYEQNPETCSIM, from the exons ATGAAG caaaaaatggttataaagTTGCAAATGGACTGCGATAAATGCAGAAACAAAGCCCTCAAAACTGCTGCTGAGGTCCAAG GTGTAACTTCGGTATCATTGGAAGGAAATGACAAGGATAGTATATGTGTGATCGGTGATGATGTGGACACAATTTGTTTAGCAAACCAGCTAAAGAAAAAGTTCAATAGTGTCACCATACTTAGTGTGGAAGAGGTGAAAAAGAAATctgatgaagaaaagaaaaaggaagaagaaaagaaaaaagaggatgaaaagaaaaaaatgatagaagCATGTCGTAGTGTTTTGCAGGGTACTTGCGTCAAGTGTCATGACTTGAGTTGTAATGGAAAATGTGATAAATGCCCAAAATGTGAAAGTCTAAAGTGTGATGGGAAACATTGTGTCACAATTTGCTTTAAATGTGAAGATTCAAAGTGTGATGGTAAGTGTAAATGTAATTGCTCCAATTGTGACAACAAGAAGTGTAATGGTTGTACGCCTCCTACACCTCCTAAGAAGCCTCCTACACCTCCTGAGAAGCCTCCTACACCACCGATCCAACAATGTCCTCAATGGTGCACATGCCCTAAATGTTATGCTCCATATCGACCGTATCCACCTTGTTCTAACCCTTATCCACCTTATGGCAAGGTTGTTTATGAACAAAACCCCGAGACTTGCTCCATCATGTGA
- the LOC11435532 gene encoding uncharacterized protein — protein sequence MKQKMVIKLQMDCDKCRNKALKTAAEVQGVTSVSLEGNDKDSICVIGDDVDTICLANQLKKKFNSVTILSVEEVKKKSDADKKKEEEKKKEEEKKKMIEACRSVLQGTCIKCHDMTCNGKCDKCPKCESLKCDGKHCVTICFKCEDSKCDGKCKANCCNCDNKKCDGCTLPAPPKKPPTPPEKPPTPPIQQCPQWCTCPKCYAPYRPYPPCYNPYPPYCKVVYEQNPETCSIM from the exons ATGAAG caaaaaatggttataaagTTGCAAATGGACTGCGATAAATGCAGAAACAAAGCTCTCAAGACTGCTGCTGAGGTCCAAG GTGTAACTTCAGTATCATTGGAAGGAAATGACAAGGATAGTATATGTGTGATCGGTGATGATGTGGACACAATTTGTTTAGCAAACCAGCTAAAGAAAAAGTTCAATAGTGTCACCATACTTAGTGTGGAAGAGGTGAAAAAGAAATCAGATGCAgacaagaaaaaggaagaagaaaagaaaaaagaggaagaaaagaaaaagatgataGAAGCATGTCGAAGTGTTTTGCAGGGTACTTGCATCAAGTGTCATGACATGACTTGTAATGGAAAATGTGATAAATGTCCAAAATGTGAAAGTCTAAAGTGTGATGGAAAACATTGTGTGACAATTTGCTTTAAATGTGAAGATTCAAAGTGTGATGGTAAGTGTAAGGCTAATTGTTGCAATTGTGACAACAAGAAGTGTGATGGTTGTACACTTCCTGCACCTCCTAAGAAGCCTCCTACACCTCCTGAGAAGCCTCCTACACCACCGATCCAACAATGTCCTCAATGGTGCACATGCCCTAAATGTTATGCTCCATATCGACCGTATCCACCTTGTTATAACCCTTATCCACCTTATTGTAAGGTTGTTTATGAACAAAACCCCGAGACTTGCTCCATCATGTGA
- the LOC11442537 gene encoding uncharacterized protein At4g26485 produces the protein MVEKRIMHYRSSHKILLVGEGDFSFSLCLARTFGSAVNMTATSLDSRGFLAMQYGYASINLTELKDLGWTILHNVDVHNMAQDQRLKNNKFDRIIFNFPHAGFYFHEFHKSQIRLHRRLVRGFLQNARYMLSVGGEIHISHKTSQPYSEWRIKDLAENVGLKLIEEVDFQRSFYPGYYNKRGSGSKCNQSFHIGRSSTYKFCRVFYFEEEIFPLY, from the exons ATGGTAGAGAAAAGGATAATGCATTATCGTAGCTCTCATAAAATATTGCTCGTTGGAGAGGGGGATTTCTCCTTCTCACTTTGCTTGGCAAGGACATTTGGTTCTGCAGTGAATATGACTGCTACCTCTTTGGATAGTAGAG GCTTTCTAGCGATGCAATATGGATATGCATCAATTAACTTGACTGAACTCAAGGATCTTGGCTGGACCATCTTGCACAATGTGGATGTTCACAACATGGCTCAAGACCAGCGTCTcaagaataataaatttgatcGAATAATCTTTAATTTTCCACATGCCGGTTTCTACtttcatgaatttcataaatCCCAGATTCG gctTCATAGAAGATTAGTGAGGGGATTTCTACAAAACGCTAGGTACATGCTTAGTGTTGGTGGTGAAATTCATATTTCTCACAAGACATCTCAACCATATAGTGAGTGGCGCATCAAGGATCTCGCAGAAAATGTGGGATTGAAGTTAATTGAAGAAGTGGATTTTCAAAGATCATTTTATCCAGGTTATTATAACAAGAGAGGATCAGGCTCGAAATGTAACCAGAGTTTCCATATTGGAAGGAGTAGTACCTACAAATTTTGTagggttttttattttgaagaggAAATTTTTCCTTTGTATTGA